The genomic stretch TCAAAGCACACTCTGAGATGTTGTTTATGAAGCCAAGGAGTTTTAAACTGAAGGGAGTGGATGGATTTTAGGTGCTGTAAATCATCTTGCATTAGCAGATTCCATAAAGTGCAACACTTCACTTGTTCAATTGATTAAAAGCCCTGCTCTGCCATTGTCTGACTTATAAAACTATCTACTAAATGATTTATGTTCATATAAGTGACACCACGTAACAAATCACAGACCAAAGAACAAATGAAGGTATGGGAGCACTGTTCTGCTTTACATCTCAGCTTTGAATACGAGTCATGCTCATGCCCTGTGTGTTAGAACTCTACTGCCCTCAAGTGGCTACAATTAAACAATGAATCCTCCCTGTGCAATAAGAACAATGCAGGTActtatgtttttgtgaatgttttcgattttgtatatttatattggTAGGTTTGATATTGAGAGATGGGTAATGtgccaaaaaaaattaaaataaataaaaatcatataaTCATTTGTTAGAGCTGAGATcacaatttaaattttaataagGTTCATGCAGTCAGTATCTTTTTATCCGCCATTAAAAGAAACTAAAGTTAACTTCCACTTCTGAAACTTCACACTTTACTGttattggttaaatccacttgCCGCTCACTCCGAGCATGAACAGGCCTGACCAGTAGGAGTGAGAGTGGGTGgggaaagtgtttttattgagcacagagctgcattaaactgaGAGGCACTGAATCCTGATTTGACAATCTCATAAAAAATCCATATGTGCCATATTGTCCAGCCCTATTTCatgtttatatagcacattttataaataaaacagtttctAAAGTGCTGCACAGGGAtagaaaattatatatttaaaaaatgtgtacatGCTCAATTGGTGCTAGTCTTGAAACTATAAAAacagtcaaatcaaatataagaaaaaacataaaacccaTAAATTGagtataaataagtaaaataaaatgggaGCCTAGACTTCTAGTGGGGGATATAGACTTTCTAATGACTATGATgccaacacaaataaaaaaaatacagaacgtCTAACAAAGTCCCTctctttgtttacagttttcatCATGGCGGCCGGGCTCCTGGTCTACCCCTTCGGCCTGAACTCCACTCTGGTGCGGTCGTTCTGTGGAGACGCAGACATCTACTACGCCGGGGAGTGCCAGATCGGCTGGGGCTACATGCTGGCCATTGTTGGAGTCATGCTCACAGTTTTCTTGCCCTTTTTTGCCAAATATGCACCAAAAGAGCAGCTTTCTCCCACCCCACTGCCCACGCTGTTATAGTTCACTGACAAGTCCTGGTTTTCTACTTTCCCTGTATTCATTAACCTTGGAAAGACGTGGACCGATATACTCAAATGTTTTTTACGCCCCTTAAAAATTCAAACAGTGTCTTCCCCAGTTTAAATttgagtttcattttgtttcttcttGGCTTTATACCTGCATTCAGTGTAAAATCAAAAGTATGTGTCCAATTATTTGTAAGGTCCAAAAACACTATCTTACATTCCAATTCTGTCTTCGGCTTGCCAACGTAAAAATTTAAGACCAATGAGATATTTACCAATGAAAGACATCACAAAAATGGTCAAGGTTTCAAAATCAATGCAGCAAGATCCTTGGAAAAAGTTCACCAGGAGAACAATGCATTGGATTGTACATAGAACATGGACTTACAAAGATGTGCATTAAGTTCAAGGATGGGGCAAGTTGTCATGTGACATTTGAAATAGTGCTTTCACCATGCACCCGGCGGTTAAGACGTCTGTGCTTAAATACAGTGTAATTAATGTCAAAGAAAAGGACAATGCTCCCAGCTTTTGACCTGCCAAAAGGACATGTGGAAAGAGGAAGTGAACGTAACAAAAGTGTTGTCATTGTACCGTCCAGATGCATCATtcaaatttgtacattttttgctTGTCAAACGTAAGCAATCTTTTCCTCTTTGCAACAGAGACTAATTCAGGAAAAATCGATGCAAAAGGCAGGGAAAtcgtttttaaaaaaatgtcaaaaatgcatGATGGCTTTTGTTAACGGTAAAACATTTCAATGTGATCCGACCACTTTGTGCCTTTGACATAACCAAGACGAGTGTTAATACGATGATCaggtctcctctctttctgcccAAAACAAACTGTGGACCCTGTTGTGTGGATTTCTGTTcgacttgttgttgttgtggtaagGTCTTGTCTGTACCTGATGCAGTACGATCTGTTTAACTGGAAACAATCTTTTtcagagtgaagatgttttgttgtACTTGGGGCAATGACAAAGAAGAGGAAAGATTAAGGAAAACATTGGTCATACATTTTGTGATATGTTTGTTATGAGAAGACAAatagcattttatttttgttttactgtcgCCATGTTTTAACcaaaattcattcatttcattcacactgcTGGGTTACCAAGGGCAGGTAAAATGACTATTGTTAATATGCATATGTTTTAATATAAGGTTCAAGGCCCTCGCCAACACTTCCCTTTCAGTAATTTGTtagaaaaaaacactatataaagtACTGAGAAAACCGGCTCTTGTGATTTGAAAACCATGACTAAAATTACATGTAGATCAGATTCTTTCAATTATTTGTAGCACTTATGACGAATATTGATGTACAATATAAATTAATCCTGGCATTCCTTGTCTCCGTGAAACTGGTCTTTCAGCCTGAGCTCCTAAATCCGTTTTGAATATGCATAAATCCCATATATTAGATTAATTAATTGTATCCCTATTGTTGCTTAATTTTCAACCTCAATAACTGTGGGTCTGTGAAAATGATGTTAACATTTGTGCTACATTCAAACATGATCAGAATGTTAATGTGGCTATAACTAATACTCTTTTGAATAAGCTGCAGTCTTGGCGTGCCATTCATGTTTCAAGGAGAAATTTTTGCTTTTTCACTTACCATTATTGTACACTGCCAATTTCATTAAGCCCAGTCTTTCCTGTGTGAATCTCTGTGCATATTAATGTTACTAATGGTTTAAACATTTCCAAATATGATTCCCAAATGTtctgaaaatggaaaaatatagaATAATCATGTTCCTTAGATGATTGTGTTACAGGAGGACAGTGAAGACATGTTGGTATGACATTGGATCCTCTTCGTTGCTTGGCTGTCTGAATGACTGTGTGACTGCACTGGATTTCCCCTCTTATTTGTTAAACAGTTGTGTGTAAAGTCTCAGCACTGgtgaacatgttttattagagtaggatattgttttgttttcattgtgatgttgaactgtaaataaactgttCTTGATCTCGatgtgtcattttatttaaCCAGTTTTTCTGAAATATACTTTGAAATATGTTGCCATTGCTTTGATTATCTGGACTCTGCTGAAATATTGCCATTGTGAATTTTCTAATAAAATAGCACATAACTCACAGTCCATAAGCAAATGACTACAATGGTGTAAAATGAACCtcttttatgtgtttataataaatacaagtacaaaTGTGTTATAAATAATACCTTAAAACAAACAGCTTAACAAAATGGTATGAACTTGAACTTACAACACTCTCAAATATTACTGCCTTCTATCAGGAGATAATGATGCCTAGACTTCGCTCAAAGTCTTGACCAGAGCCCTCATTTCTGCATCACAGACCCGGACGGCCTCTTGTGCGTTCCTCTGCTCTGAGGGCAGTGCTGGGCGGATGGAGACACACACCAAGACATTTCTGATGCGGTCATAGTTACCCACACAACGATGGACCTGACCACGAATGAGACGAGGAAGCTCCTTCTCCTGTTGGACGAGAGTGAAAGGTTACACAATCTGACACAATGGGTCATGTTTGCTCTCATGttactagggctgcacaatatattgcaaaagtATTGATACAATGCAATTAATTATATCTGACAAAagtgtaatgtttgttttaaatgaatgttaATTGCTGATGTCATTAATGATTTTCCAAAATTAGCAGATATGTTAGTACAGATAACGCAATACTGGCCAAATTAATAATGAATATGTCAAATAAGGATGATTTTAAAAAATTGCCTTGATTCTGTCTTGGTTTTATCTCTGttgtaagtttttattttgtcattttattttgtattttgagatTCACTAAATGAAATCatgcacttttttgttttattctaacTGAAACGACTGAGTCTAtaagtatattaaaatatcaaaCTTATATTGATACCACAACAGCCGTATCAAATATTGTGACATTTTCCAATAATGTGCAGCTgtattttacacacattttcataGTAAACACATTGGACGAATTCCTTCCCGTCTCGTACGATAAAACGCTTTGCTCCGTGTGGCCCCAGTGTGACTGCAGAGTCTAGAGTggctgaaaaagaaaataagttacatagttcacagTTGTTATATGTAAAAAAGGAAGATCTAATTGCAATTGCAATACACAAAATGATGCAGCCCAAACCCACACTGACCAAATATCTCAAATAAATATGGAATTTTGTCTCTAAACTGGCTCCAGTGTCTCATCCCGTCAATCACTGCAGTGAGGATCCTCAGAGACATCCCATTTGCAGGTCTCATCTGAAATGCTGGTTGCGTCTGTTAATGAagtaaataatacaattaataaaaccatgtataaataaaggtgcactatgtaacttttctggtggaaggtctgccacctTTATCTCTAAGAATGAGGTTGCATtgattagaatgttccacagtatggcattaaattgatctgtctccaaggagacaagaaggtgacaccaccaagccaagttaagTGGAAATGcgactccactcacagtaagaatgtatttttctcaaggtatttttgagaaatataaagatctgtaactgaataaatgcaagaaagagtaactgctgaacattctaagcaaagtaataacatttccacgAAAACAAGCAGGCAGTGGACCTTCATCATAATGTTACACAGTAGGgcttaaatataaaaacaatgtatCCATATACTGATTGTATACCTTCACTTGAAAGTTGCTtggttttgtgctttttttctgTTCCAACGTCACAGGCTGTGGTCCGAAGCTGTTAGTGAAGTTCCAGGCTTTAGATTGCTGCTGGCTTTTCAGAGGGGTCGGCTGGGTGGGTTTTTGAGTGGACTGGATCAGAGGGGTGCGATGGGTCCTTGCTTGTACTGGAGGAGACCGAAGGGTCGACTGTTGGGAAAACTTAAAAGTGGCATTGGGAGGTTTGTAGGACATCTGCTGCTGACACATCTGTGAAGACCCGGGGAGACTCGCAGGTCCACTGGGGTTGTT from Periophthalmus magnuspinnatus isolate fPerMag1 chromosome 14, fPerMag1.2.pri, whole genome shotgun sequence encodes the following:
- the LOC117380966 gene encoding spermatogenesis-associated protein 22, whose protein sequence is MKRQENQMSFPTAGCVPVPLFNQKKRARVPLTSAPPANEPFSFNNTVAPYRAAGSFGFYQPHEPEKTVHQEQRVQFPSQPQSQYSSTRPGPRAAPAVRQYSPVPHPYKAGNNSNKSEQTNYSVGQNDPGVGVYSGFNQYQPPRNNPSGPASLPGSSQMCQQQMSYKPPNATFKFSQQSTLRSPPVQARTHRTPLIQSTQKPTQPTPLKSQQQSKAWNFTNSFGPQPVTLEQKKSTKPSNFQVKTQPAFQMRPANGMSLRILTAVIDGMRHWSQFRDKIPYLFEIFATLDSAVTLGPHGAKRFIVRDGKEFVQCVYYENEKELPRLIRGQVHRCVGNYDRIRNVLVCVSIRPALPSEQRNAQEAVRVCDAEMRALVKTLSEV